ATCTCACATAGATTAAAATAAAGTCAAATTACAATATATAACAAAGTGCAAACAATATATTACAAACtgattttataagattaatttagATTTATTGTTTACTCATTAACGATAAAAAACTCAAATGCACTAATGTCGCCTTTGTTAGCATGACTTCatatgagacaaaaaaaaaaaaattcaaacaaccaaATTCATGCTAATGACCACTTCTTTTTAAATTCATCACCCTCCACACGTAATACAAGAAATTCTTAATTACTAGTGGAAAAAAATCTATCAGTAAATTAGGATTTGAATTACCAACAAGAACATATATGTTAGTAGATATCTATTACCGACAAAAACATATATGTTAGTAGATATCTATTAGTAAATTATATCACTAAGATTCGTCAGTAATCTATAATTGTTATTGTAGAAAGATTTTTTCATGGATAAATTTCATCGATGAATCGGTgctaatttttcttattttaacttTGAACATTTCATGGTAAATTTCGTATGTATTCTATAATTTtgattagtgacaaattttttcgttaataaatttattggtAAAATGGGAATCAAATTTTCCacaaatctaataaaatattttaattagttaattagacatgtgtaagaaaaataacaagaagtagtagaaaagaaggaagaagaactAAATCATGATATTTATCAATAGATTTTAGCAAAGGCATTACTGATGAATAATGATCAAATAATTTGTTCATTGATAATTAtcgataaaatattttatctatcaatataatttatagacGGACATTTAGTAGACGATTTTATTGTCATGAATAAtccattaataattttaatttattgaaaatattttggtaTTATCGATTGATTTTAAGGGTCactaataacaatatttattgtAGTAAAAACTTATTAATTCTTGTAATCTTTTCAAAATCTACCCATTTTCATAAAATGCCGTGAAATCTGcatcattttattaaataagcCATCAATGGGTTAGAGATTCtttactaattaataaaaatcgAGGATATTTAATAAGGACACTAAACTAATTTTACTAAATTCACATAAATGGTTGACCTTCAATATCAAATGGCTAAACGGAAACCCTTTCAAATTAACAATGTTTCACAATTCACTAGCTTTGACGAACCAACCACCTAACATAAGTTTCGTTACAACAACTAAATGGCTGGTTAAACAAAGACGTACATAACAGTAAATTAACAGCATAATTAACAACAACATATCAACGATTATTGCATAAGGTAGTCCCAAGTCAAGGGCTTAAACACATGAGCAGCTTCAGTCTCTATGATGTCCAGGTGCTTCTCTGCAAGGTGCATGTAAACAACCCAATCACCATTCCCCAGAGGACTTGGCATTGGCATAACATAACCAGCTTCACCACCCCAAGGAAAATGGTACGATGCAAACACCGCTTTCCCCCACCCAAAATCCACCTTCTCCACCGGAAACCTCTGACCGGACGACACCACAAACGCCGGTCCCTCGTCGGCACGGTTACAGTAAATTCTGGACACTCCAGGAATCGGCCTCTTAGCCTCCACCCAATCAATGAGTCCTAAGAAGTGCTCCTCCGTGGCCGCCGCCGCCAAAAACTCGTGAACAGCCTCCACCACATACCCTAACGGCTCCTTCACCAACTCCTCCACCAGTTTCCCTCCAAAGGGTATGGAAAGCACGTTCCCAAAGTAACACTCCATCATTGCTTCGCTCTCTTTGTCACCATTGCCCAGTCTCTTCCTTCCATCAACCACAATGCCCATTTTGGCAGTAACCCTTTTACTATTTGTGTCTCGTGAAGCTGCACGTGCAACCATCTTCCATAAGAATGCGGAGAAACACTCCAGCTTCGTGCGCGTGGCGGCGAGGGACTGCATGTGCTGAAGCTGCTCCGCCGTGACGTAGTATATGCGGCTGAGGAGAGTGGTGCCGGCGGTGGTGGGAGGGGGAGGGAGGTGGGAGATGGAAGTGTACATTTGGTGCAGAGAAGGGTGGATGGAACCTGGACGGCGTGGGCTGAGGAGGGAGCGGCGGAAACATGGGTGGCAGGAAGTGGCGGCGAGAATGGTAGTGGTGGGGTTGGCCATGGCAGCCCATGAAACAAGAAACATGTTTGTTGAATATGCATCTGCTATGCGATGATCAAATGTGCATGCTACTATTATTCCTCCACATTTCAGTGCTGTTGTCTGAAATGGAACAAATTAATTAtgcaacttaataaaaaattaaaaatatttttattatctcaatttagttataaaattaaaatttgtcttcattttaaatttttatacattttaatctCAAACTCTAAAAACGAGAGAATGAATATAGTCCGTCAACTTTTTTAAGTTTACTAAATAGtgtttaaaaagaatatttaagttggaactttcaaaataatataaataaattaaaaacctatttaacatataaaaatataaacataggttaaaaatattatatttatacatttttaaattttaaaactaaattatattgaaatttgGAAACTAAACTGGGACATAATATCAAAGTTTGAGACTTGAGAcgtacaaattttaattttgtcgtaaaaatttaaatactaaatacttaaaataatattattttaacaccCATCAAATTATAAACATTCACTTCACATCCTAAGTAATAATATTCTAACTATGCTtagctttattttttaaattaaaatttgattaaaaagtgGGTTGTAAAGTGGGAgtaaattttttaagaatataaaaatactattttaaaaaaaaatcatacatcaattcttcaaattcaaaatgctattatatatatatatatatatatatatatatatatatatatatatatatatatatattttgcagGTGACATATTTCAATAAGTGCAATTAAAATCGATTTGAATTCagttctaattttattattctttcaaaagaataaaaatatcaagttatcaaaatttaaagtaaaataatcaCGATCTGTGTTTGAAAAAAGATTGTTACCGTACATTTGATATGATTTTTCGGTTAAGTTGGATAAGTTTTTGGTTTCTGGGTGTGGATGGATTTGACTTTGAAGTCACAGAAAAAGATTCAACACCTAATAGTGTTATTTTCACATCCGACTAGAGTGGTGGGggagaaaaagatgaaaagaaaataaaaattatgacaGCGACAtgcttaaaataaattaaaaagtattatatacGTACTTTTGTTTCCGTTATATGCGGGGATTAATGCGACAACAACTACCACTAAGCTGCTAACTACTTCATTTGAGTGTGTTAAAAGCTTGTAGGATTAATCAAACACTAATTGTGTTCCAAACCAACATTCTAATATTAATTGTGCTTCAAACCTGTTCCAACACCATTAACAAGTTAGTTCCAACTCCAAACCTACTAAATTTCTTAGCATCCCTCCCACTTATAGGATtggatttgattattttaagaaaacattaTTATGAGgtatagaaaatattatattgtgaaTAAGTAGAAACACTTACTTACCAagtcatacaattttttttttgtctggaGAAGTTAATTGTTGAAAACAATGCTCATTTACAAAAAGGAGCAAAGTTATAGTctgattaaatataaataagttacTTTGTAAGTTATGATATTTCGAAACCACAATTTAAACTTATTAGcataattattactaattaaacTTAATCAACTGTTGTTTATTAGTCCTAGTAAatgattttcctttttgttttttgagtATTTCTGGAACGGTTCCTCTTACAAATGTCTTTAATAAATTTCTGTTGATTTTTTAGTGCAGTAATTAAGCTGGAATCTCTTAAGTCACTACATGTTGTGACTTTTTGATGCACTAATTAAGCTGGAATCTTTTAAGTCACTGTATGTTGTGATTTCCCTAAAGTTAGTTAGGTATATATTGAAGAGGGACTTGACTTTGGCCTCAGACACAAATATCcaatatttattgatattgatTTCTTCCTTGAATAAAACTAAAGCTATGTATGGAATgcgtaaaaaataaaagaagaaatactaagaaaataaatgaaaatataataaagaatgcgatgtaaaagaaaaaagatggataagaaattctagaaaaaatagaaaaaattcaaaatctaaACAATACTCCGTTTCATCACGAGCATAATAAAACTCATCATAATCACAAGTTCTGTacttttttatcatattaataatTTGCATGTGTATAAAATTTAAGCTATGATCCATATacattacattatatatatgtaCCCACAATATTACAAAACATTTCGTTAAAACTCTATATTTTTATCCTTCTATATTCTCGTTACTTCGTATCACTCTttgcattgaaaaaaaaaaaaaaggtgaacacCAATTCTAAGACACctaattaaatttcacaaaaaagagaaatataaacatgataagtgatataatataatagaaaaatacaaaataatgaatattaataagATGCTTAAAAGCATCagattttcataacattaacattattattgatcacttaaataatatttcttctATTTCTTCATCATTCTCGAACTGTATATAAGATTTGGAATGCATACAAAACATTTCTCTTAGATATAAAGTTCAACTTGGACCAATGTTTGTTCTTTTCAAACATTTTAACAAAAGGAAGTATAACATAAACTAAGTTTTTACATTAAACAAAAGTAAATGGATATGTAGACATCTAAGAACCTTTTAGTATCAGATAAAGAAACACCATAAACTATTTATATCATAAACGTCATATGATTACATATAAATGGAAATTAAAGTATAAATCCAAGTCTCCTATATGTAATAGATATAAGAAAATTGagttaatattaaagaaaaaattcatatccattttaagattttagatAAATATCACTCTTTTGTATAAATTGAACTCATGTTTtatagatattatatttttttatgaataatttttaaaaaaacatcaatatatatatatatatatatatattaaatataggtAGTACCTGGACAACAAGCACaccatttttcttctttggaaCAAACTTGCCTTCAATAGATTGATCTGGGTTGTAAAAGTTGAGGTTCTTGAGTTCAATGTCTGCTTCAGCTTCAAGAAAATCAACACCACGATTGTTACAGAG
This portion of the Vigna unguiculata cultivar IT97K-499-35 chromosome 6, ASM411807v1, whole genome shotgun sequence genome encodes:
- the LOC114187389 gene encoding anthranilate N-benzoyltransferase protein 3-like, with amino-acid sequence MCAENGDFSVHVTNEEVVAALLPMQEHWLPLSNLDLLLPPVDVGIFFCYNNPILTSTTMEDCATNKMIFGTMVGSLKKALAQTLISYYVLAGEVVLNNMGEPEVLCNNRGVDFLEAEADIELKNLNFYNPDQSIEGKFVPKKKNGVLVVQTTALKCGGIIVACTFDHRIADAYSTNMFLVSWAAMANPTTTILAATSCHPCFRRSLLSPRRPGSIHPSLHQMYTSISHLPPPPTTAGTTLLSRIYYVTAEQLQHMQSLAATRTKLECFSAFLWKMVARAASRDTNSKRVTAKMGIVVDGRKRLGNGDKESEAMMECYFGNVLSIPFGGKLVEELVKEPLGYVVEAVHEFLAAAATEEHFLGLIDWVEAKRPIPGVSRIYCNRADEGPAFVVSSGQRFPVEKVDFGWGKAVFASYHFPWGGEAGYVMPMPSPLGNGDWVVYMHLAEKHLDIIETEAAHVFKPLTWDYLMQ